The Ailuropoda melanoleuca isolate Jingjing chromosome 9, ASM200744v2, whole genome shotgun sequence genome includes a region encoding these proteins:
- the CA2 gene encoding carbonic anhydrase 2 isoform X1 encodes MAHHWGYGKHNGPEHWYKDFPIAKGQRQSPVDIDTKAAIHDPALKALCPTYEQAVSQRVINNGHSFNVEFDDSQDNAAPMTPDRTQQRSITVLRKQMGKAPILQATTMLKGGPLTGTYRLIQFHFHWGSSDGQGSEHTVDKKKYAAELHLVHWNTKYGDFGKAVQQPDGLAVLGIFLKIGDARPGLQKVLDALDSIKTKGKSADFTNFDPRGLLPESLDYWTYPGSLTTPPLLECVTWIVLKEPISVSSEQMLKFRRLNFNKEGEPEELMVDNWRPAQPLHNRQINASFK; translated from the exons ATGGCCCATCACTGGGGATACGGCAAGCACAACG GACCGGAGCACTGGTATAAGGACTTCCCCATTGCCAAGGGACAGCGCCAGTCCCCTGTTGACATCGACACCAAAGCAGCCATTCATGACCCTGCCCTGAAGGCTTTGTGTCCTACCTATGAACAAGCGGTTTCTCAGAGGGTCATCAACAACGGTCACTCTTTCAACGTGGAATTTGATGACTCCCAGGACAATGCAG CACCTATGACTCCAGACCGAACCCAGCAGAGAAGTATCACTGTGCTCAGAAAACAGATGGGAAAAGCACCCATCCTTCAAGCCACCACAA tgctGAAAGGAGGACCCCTCACTGGCACTTACAGATTGATTCAGTTTCACTTTCACTGGGGTTCATCTGATGGGCAAGGTTCTGAGCATACTgtggataaaaagaaatatgctgCAGAG CTTCACTTGGTTCATTGGAACACCAAATATGGGGATTTTGGAAAAGCCGTGCAGCAACCTGATGGACTGGctgttttgggtatttttttgAAG ATTGGTGATGCCAGACCAGGCCTACAAAAAGTCCTCGATGCACTGGATTCCATAAAAACAAAG GGTAAGAGTGCTGACTTCACTAACTTTGATCCTCGTGGCCTCCTTCCTGAAAGTTTGGACTACTGGACCTACCCAGGCTCACTGACCACTCCTCCCCTTCTGGAATGCGTGACCTGGATTGTGCTCAAGGAGCCTATCAGCGTTAGCAGTGAGCAG atGCTGAAATTCCGTAGGCTTAATTTCAATAAGGAGGGCGAGCCTGAGGAACTGATGGTGGACAATTGGCGCCCAGCTCAGCCGCTGCACAACAGACAGATTAACGCATCCTTCAAATAA
- the CA2 gene encoding carbonic anhydrase 2 isoform X2 yields MAHHWGYGKHNGPEHWYKDFPIAKGQRQSPVDIDTKAAIHDPALKALCPTYEQAVSQRVINNGHSFNVEFDDSQDNAVLKGGPLTGTYRLIQFHFHWGSSDGQGSEHTVDKKKYAAELHLVHWNTKYGDFGKAVQQPDGLAVLGIFLKIGDARPGLQKVLDALDSIKTKGKSADFTNFDPRGLLPESLDYWTYPGSLTTPPLLECVTWIVLKEPISVSSEQMLKFRRLNFNKEGEPEELMVDNWRPAQPLHNRQINASFK; encoded by the exons ATGGCCCATCACTGGGGATACGGCAAGCACAACG GACCGGAGCACTGGTATAAGGACTTCCCCATTGCCAAGGGACAGCGCCAGTCCCCTGTTGACATCGACACCAAAGCAGCCATTCATGACCCTGCCCTGAAGGCTTTGTGTCCTACCTATGAACAAGCGGTTTCTCAGAGGGTCATCAACAACGGTCACTCTTTCAACGTGGAATTTGATGACTCCCAGGACAATGCAG tgctGAAAGGAGGACCCCTCACTGGCACTTACAGATTGATTCAGTTTCACTTTCACTGGGGTTCATCTGATGGGCAAGGTTCTGAGCATACTgtggataaaaagaaatatgctgCAGAG CTTCACTTGGTTCATTGGAACACCAAATATGGGGATTTTGGAAAAGCCGTGCAGCAACCTGATGGACTGGctgttttgggtatttttttgAAG ATTGGTGATGCCAGACCAGGCCTACAAAAAGTCCTCGATGCACTGGATTCCATAAAAACAAAG GGTAAGAGTGCTGACTTCACTAACTTTGATCCTCGTGGCCTCCTTCCTGAAAGTTTGGACTACTGGACCTACCCAGGCTCACTGACCACTCCTCCCCTTCTGGAATGCGTGACCTGGATTGTGCTCAAGGAGCCTATCAGCGTTAGCAGTGAGCAG atGCTGAAATTCCGTAGGCTTAATTTCAATAAGGAGGGCGAGCCTGAGGAACTGATGGTGGACAATTGGCGCCCAGCTCAGCCGCTGCACAACAGACAGATTAACGCATCCTTCAAATAA
- the CA2 gene encoding carbonic anhydrase 2 isoform X3, which translates to MNKRFLRGSSTTVTLSTWNLMTPRTMQLHLVHWNTKYGDFGKAVQQPDGLAVLGIFLKIGDARPGLQKVLDALDSIKTKGKSADFTNFDPRGLLPESLDYWTYPGSLTTPPLLECVTWIVLKEPISVSSEQMLKFRRLNFNKEGEPEELMVDNWRPAQPLHNRQINASFK; encoded by the exons ATGAACAAGCGGTTTCTCAGAGGGTCATCAACAACGGTCACTCTTTCAACGTGGAATTTGATGACTCCCAGGACAATGCAG CTTCACTTGGTTCATTGGAACACCAAATATGGGGATTTTGGAAAAGCCGTGCAGCAACCTGATGGACTGGctgttttgggtatttttttgAAG ATTGGTGATGCCAGACCAGGCCTACAAAAAGTCCTCGATGCACTGGATTCCATAAAAACAAAG GGTAAGAGTGCTGACTTCACTAACTTTGATCCTCGTGGCCTCCTTCCTGAAAGTTTGGACTACTGGACCTACCCAGGCTCACTGACCACTCCTCCCCTTCTGGAATGCGTGACCTGGATTGTGCTCAAGGAGCCTATCAGCGTTAGCAGTGAGCAG atGCTGAAATTCCGTAGGCTTAATTTCAATAAGGAGGGCGAGCCTGAGGAACTGATGGTGGACAATTGGCGCCCAGCTCAGCCGCTGCACAACAGACAGATTAACGCATCCTTCAAATAA